From the genome of Patescibacteria group bacterium:
TTTGCTTCGCTTCATTGAAATGTCGGATATCGCGAAACGTTAAGTGAAATTTTAAAGAAATATTTTTGTTATTTTACAAAAAAACGACCTCTTTTGTGGGTGGGTCGTCATAGCTTCATTGAAGCAACCTCTGTTTTTTTACGAAGCTAGCCCTTCCCCTAGATTTAACCGGTGAATCCAGAGGCAATCCGACCTCCTCGGACGGCTAACTTTTCCGAGTATTTATAATAATTTATATTATCCATTATAAAATGTCAAGATTTAATATATACAAAAATATTTCTTTAAAACTCAGAGGGTCGCTGCGCTTTCTTTTGCCCCTATATTTTAGTATAATTACATTAAGAAATTACAAGCCTAAATAACCGGTAATTTTTATAAACTAGAAAAAAATATCTGATGAAAAATATACAGCATTATTCTAAAGAATCTTGGCCAAGGTCGCTAACAAAAATGATCACTTATAGAATAGCCATTCTTATCCTTGATTTTACCATCGTCTATTTACTGACGGGAAAAATTGAGATTGCTTTAGGCTTTATGGTAGCCAGCAATATTTACACCAGCATAGGCTATTACATCCACGAAAGAGCCTGGGATCGCGTCAAATGGGGAAAAATCAAGCAGGCTAAAAAATAACAGCGCTCTTTAATTATTAAACAAAAAATATGAAAAAAATTAATATCGGCATACTGTTTGGCGGTAAATCCGCCGAACACGAAGTCTCTCTGCAGTCGGCAAAAAATATTTTTGAAGCGATTGATAAAAAAAAATACAATCCTATTTTAATCGGCATTGATAAATCCGGCAAATGGCTGTTAAGCGACAGCTCTAAATTCCTGCTTAACGCGGACAACCCCAAATTAATAAGGCTCAATCAAGCCAGCGACCACGTGGCTTTAGTGCCTCAAAGCGGCGGCAAAATATCAAATTTATTCCACAAAGGCAAGAAAAAATCCATTGACGTCATTTTCCCGATCTTGCACGGCCCTTTCGGCGAAGACGGCACGGTCCAAGGCTTATTAAAGCTCGCTAATATTCCTTTCGTCGGCGCCAGCGTTCTAGGCTCGGCGGTCGGCATGGATAAAGACGTAATGAAGCGCTTATTGCGCGACGCCGGCCTGCCTATCGGAAAATTTATCACTCTCAATTCAGGCGATAAAATTCCCGGATATAAAACCATCGCGGAAAAAATCGGCATGCCCTGCTTCATAAAACCGGCTAACATGGGCTCGTCGGTCGGCGTGAGTAAAGTCAATAGCCAAGGCGAATATTTAAAGGCCATAAAAAACGCCTGGCAATATGACACAAAAATTTTAATAGAAGAATATATCAAGGGCAGAGAAATTGAATGTTCGGTTTTAGGCAACGCCAACCCTATCGCCTCCGTACCCGGCGAAGTGACCCCCAGCCATGAATTTTATTCTTATGAAGCCAAATATCTTGATGAAAAAGGCGCGATTTTAGAAATTCCCGCAAAACTGCCCAGCCAAACCATAAAAAAAATCCAGGCTTTAGCCGTAAAAACGTTTAAAACTTTATCTTGCGAAGGTCCGGGCCGAGTTGACTTTTTTCTCAAAAAAAACGGGGATATCATCGTCAACGAGATTAATACCATGCCGGGCTTTACAAAAATAAGCATGTATCCGAAATTATGGGAAGCCAGCGGCATAGCTTATGCCGAGCTGATTGACAAATTAATTCAACTAGCAATTGAAAGATTTAACAAAGAGCAAAATTTAAAAACAAATTACGTTAAATAAAAAACGACAAAATGAAAATTTATAAATATATTTTGGAAATAACGGTCTTCGCCTGCGGAACCGTTGTTATGATATTT
Proteins encoded in this window:
- a CDS encoding DUF2061 domain-containing protein; this translates as MKNIQHYSKESWPRSLTKMITYRIAILILDFTIVYLLTGKIEIALGFMVASNIYTSIGYYIHERAWDRVKWGKIKQAKK
- the ddlA gene encoding D-alanine--D-alanine ligase codes for the protein MKKINIGILFGGKSAEHEVSLQSAKNIFEAIDKKKYNPILIGIDKSGKWLLSDSSKFLLNADNPKLIRLNQASDHVALVPQSGGKISNLFHKGKKKSIDVIFPILHGPFGEDGTVQGLLKLANIPFVGASVLGSAVGMDKDVMKRLLRDAGLPIGKFITLNSGDKIPGYKTIAEKIGMPCFIKPANMGSSVGVSKVNSQGEYLKAIKNAWQYDTKILIEEYIKGREIECSVLGNANPIASVPGEVTPSHEFYSYEAKYLDEKGAILEIPAKLPSQTIKKIQALAVKTFKTLSCEGPGRVDFFLKKNGDIIVNEINTMPGFTKISMYPKLWEASGIAYAELIDKLIQLAIERFNKEQNLKTNYVK